A genomic stretch from Candidatus Omnitrophota bacterium includes:
- a CDS encoding nucleoside-diphosphate kinase codes for MKNQATLVLIKPDGLKKSLTGNILTRLSETKLEIVAAKMVRVSRELAETHYQHLKDEPFFPDLMKYIQGELHDRKKVMALIYWGPGAIPKVRELAGTTNPEEAEPTTIRGSYGRITTSGMYENVVHVSANEEDAEREIKLWFSPDEVIVELYPKKDAVVKEKKEAVWA; via the coding sequence ATGAAAAATCAGGCAACATTAGTCCTTATAAAACCGGACGGATTAAAGAAGTCGCTGACAGGCAATATCTTGACCCGGCTTTCTGAGACCAAGCTTGAGATCGTAGCCGCGAAAATGGTCAGGGTGAGCCGGGAATTAGCGGAAACACATTATCAGCACCTTAAGGATGAGCCGTTTTTCCCCGACCTTATGAAGTATATACAGGGGGAACTTCACGACAGAAAAAAAGTCATGGCGCTTATATATTGGGGTCCCGGTGCCATACCGAAGGTAAGGGAGCTGGCAGGTACTACTAATCCCGAAGAGGCGGAGCCGACTACCATAAGGGGCTCTTACGGCAGGATAACCACATCGGGGATGTATGAAAACGTCGTGCATGTCTCTGCCAATGAAGAGGACGCGGAAAGGGAGATCAAGCTGTGGTTTTCCCCGGACGAGGTCATAGTGGAGCTCTATCCTAAAAAAGACGCGGTGGTAAAAGAAAAAAAAGAGGCGGTCTGGGCGTAA
- a CDS encoding ParB/RepB/Spo0J family partition protein — MIERKVLGRGLSALIPEQKIDTSKEIVLFVDIDRIKPNPFQPREDFNQEELQDLVSSIREKGVIQPILVRRKADNFELIAGERRWRAAKLLQIKEIPVIIKDIEDRESLEISLIENIQRQELNPLEEARAYQLLINKFEFTQEKISKVVGKSRTSIANSLRLLKLPKEVQDEIKKGRISFGHGKALLEIEDENLIRRLAQDIIAKALSVRELENVIRFKKPLKHRRAKAASAASPFLRQLEELLQQALGTKVRLMRNKKRGRIIIEFYSDEDLERILGVMKK; from the coding sequence ATGATAGAAAGAAAAGTGTTGGGCCGAGGATTGAGCGCATTGATACCTGAGCAAAAGATAGATACGTCTAAAGAAATAGTCCTTTTTGTGGATATTGACAGGATCAAGCCAAATCCATTTCAACCACGCGAGGATTTTAATCAGGAGGAGCTGCAGGACCTGGTCAGCTCCATTAGAGAGAAAGGGGTTATTCAGCCGATATTAGTTAGAAGAAAGGCGGATAATTTTGAACTGATTGCCGGAGAAAGGAGGTGGCGAGCAGCTAAACTATTGCAAATAAAGGAGATACCAGTAATAATCAAGGATATTGAAGACAGGGAGTCCCTGGAAATTTCTCTTATTGAAAATATACAGAGGCAGGAATTAAATCCTCTGGAAGAGGCGCGCGCCTATCAACTTTTGATAAATAAGTTTGAATTTACGCAGGAAAAAATCAGCAAGGTAGTGGGCAAGTCACGCACCTCTATTGCTAACTCATTGCGGTTATTGAAGTTACCTAAAGAAGTGCAGGACGAGATCAAGAAAGGGCGTATTTCTTTTGGCCACGGCAAGGCGCTGTTAGAAATAGAGGATGAAAATCTGATAAGAAGGTTAGCGCAGGATATTATTGCTAAGGCATTGTCCGTCAGGGAGTTAGAGAACGTGATCAGATTTAAGAAGCCGTTAAAGCACAGAAGGGCAAAGGCAGCGTCCGCGGCGAGCCCTTTTTTAAGACAGTTAGAGGAGTTGTTACAGCAGGCGTTGGGCACAAAGGTAAGGTTGATGAGGAACAAAAAAAGGGGCAGGATCATAATAGAGTTCTATTCAGATGAAGATCTTGAGAGAATATTGGGGGTAATGAAAAAATGA